From a single Dysidea avara chromosome 14, odDysAvar1.4, whole genome shotgun sequence genomic region:
- the LOC136244574 gene encoding dynein regulatory complex protein 10-like encodes MAAVSPTRPTQFAVKATSRYVASERKKGQLRDDSVLSTDSSISDDPLRILQPAQKKVSNVESQRVLSVLDESIKRIEIVSALPYLVNSLDRHSVSLGADITALLTKYKGLTEEFSQIVVALGKDSYGDIRRMSSDLPQTASMTSISSEKSLGTTSRTKLEPIVSQISDEALDEKLALLTGKIKHNTKSILRAFSNNPAAFSVMRTISSEITYGAKSFKSSMGELRGVIQERLLTTKQEEETRSNHVDSMSKRERELQKDIGQLEEELNNAREQRDKEIGKKNSQIDSLKSDISTVDKLSKEANRRVQSDCTKQQAQDGADYQNRKDKLMAEITQLKKTLDTTVATNRESELQLRKKAFKRETEVENWVQRYDTEMGEKQDEFEDVSKHYEQEQTQLKELEERFKVLEEEYNIIMEEKRIAKEKAEKLANEIQKAARAATVIQAFWRSYKCRKMLKKDQKGKGKKGKGKGKGKKGKKKK; translated from the exons ATGGCCGCTGTGTCGCCTACCCGtccaacacaatttgcagtaaAGGCGACGTCTAGATATGTCGCTAGTGAAAGAAAGAAGGGACAACTTCGAGACGACTCCGTGTTGAGCACAGATTCGTCCATTAGCGATGATCCACTGCGCATTTTACAGCCTGCACAGAAGAAAGTGAGTAATGTGGAGTCACAGCGAGTTCTATCTGTCTTGGACGAGTCTATTAAGAGAATAGAGATCGTTTCAGCTCTTCCCTACCTTGTTAATTCATTAGATAGACACTCAGTTTCGCTTGGAGCTGATATTACTGCCTTATTAACCAAGTACAAAGGATTGACTGAAGAGTTCAGCCAGATAGTAGTAGCACTCGGTAAAGACTCGTATGGTGACATACGGAGGATGTCTAGTGATTTACCGCAGACTGCCAGTATGACTAGTATTTCAAGTGAGAAAAGCCTTGGCACAACGTCAAGGACAAAGCTGGAGCCAATTGTGAGTCAGATAAGTGACGAAGCCCTCGATGAGAAACTAGCACTACTCACAGGCAAGATCAAACACAACACAAAGTCAATATTGAGAGCTTTCTCCAACAATCCTGCTGCTTTTAGTGTCATGAGGACAATTAGTTCTGAAATTACGTATGGAGCGAAATCCTTCAAATCATCCATGGGGGAGCTGAGAGGTGTCATACAGGAGAGGTTGTTAACAACTAAACAAGAAGAAGAGACTAGGAGTAACCATGTTGATAGTATGAGTAAAAGAGAAAGAGAGTTACAAAAAGACATAGGTCAATTGGAAGAGGAGCTGAACAATGCTAGAGAACAGAGAGACAAAGAG ATTGGTAAGAAGAACAGTCAGATAGACTCCCTGAAGTCTGACATAAGCACTGTTGATAAGCTCTCCAAGGAGGCTAATCGTAGAGTCCAGAGTGATTGCACTAAACAGCAGGCACAAGATGGGGCTGATTATCAAAACAGAAAAGATAAGTTAATGGCAGAGATTACCCAGTTGAAGAAAACCCTGGATACCACGGTAGCTACAAACCGAGAAAGTGAACTACAACTCAGAAAG AAAGCTTTCAAGAGAGAAACAGAAGTAGAAAACTGGGTGCAACGCTACGACACAGAAATGGGAGAGAAACAG GATGAGTTTGAAGATGTTAGCAAACATTATGAACAAGAGCAAACACAGTTGAAGGAATTAGAAGAACGTTTCAAAGTGTTAGAAGaggaatataatattattatggagGAAAAGAGGATTGCCAAAGAAAAAGCAGAGAAGTTGGCAAATGAAATTCAGAAAGCTGCAAGAGCAGCCACTGTAATACAG GCATTCTGGAGATCATACAAATGCAGAAAGATGTTAAAGAAAGATCAAAAGGGTAAAGGGAAGAAAGGTAAAGGCAAAGGGAAAGGGAAAAAGGGGAAGAAAAAGAAATAA
- the LOC136244573 gene encoding SH3 and PX domain-containing protein 2B-like produces MPLGGTSSSNAVKRDIENVFVTGFEKRRKPRKHYVYVMVVSWTDRSRFEIYRRYSEFFSFQSTLVQLFPAEAKDKTIPSLPKRIFIGRSHVSRVAEARVDAINSYCQKLVTLDEKISGSIHVLTFFGPLPGDKPLEKLDLGRPASLHPLKIPTGNLWEEHCVVADFEQDSNQQLSVTAGSKVIVISKDESGWWMAQHNGKSGWVPAAYLQPCTMIDDEDHHRADDDKSYLGFVVEDTGSSSDTGSTITPSLDAELYKAVASYEAQEDGQISFDEEQLIHVIDKMEDGWWFVSIDQKEGWVPCSYLEPVHSHSEGSTDLPNLLRASPLLPSSSSGHSSPEDQGSEGQYAATESYIAQESDEITLQQGWVVEVVKKSIEGWWTVNYKGQIGLFPAAFLHKHESESYFLQLKKRKSDHSFYNKAPPPRRRTVRKTAERGRRKVIKKTTSPRPVRKSDKSGTSSSSDSDYYKHEVTEKHSTDDGNYWGRKPVASRVRSSSTNSDSSNESSSQKGSRENSPEMTDARKNVDELKEMFAKRLSTEELTTGRKSPRNQKKVSPEVKPGMRAKPLVNVSDHDSPNIPLRPRQSEIFRAHFANAFTNKTNTTSTSSMSPVEEELEESTAVSKGKSRKTPPPTPPRKDSSSPETQRKVLKPTMPDVPPKANRRSNSIDPHSTTAPSDQLPRSQSHDGTQLQDKAMEAILKVLIQKNGPELQDLVKQAIASDPDLLKLALANNN; encoded by the exons ATGCCGCTGGGTGGAACGTCTTCCTCCAATGCTGTTAAGCGAGATATTGAGAACGTTTTCGTGACCGGATTTGAGAAGCGCAGAAAGCCAAGGAAACATTAT GTTTACGTGATGGTAGTTTCGTGGACAGATCGCAGTAGATTTGAAATTTACAGGAGATACAGCGAGTTCTTTTCGTTTCAG AGTACCCTGGTGCAGCTTTTCCCAGCTGAAGCTAAGGACAAGACGATCCCAAGTTTGCCAA AGAGGATTTTCATTGGACGCAGTCATGTATCAAGGGTGGCTGAGGCAAGGGTGGACGCCATTAATTCTTATTGCCAG AAATTGGTGACACTGGATGAGAAAATATCTGGTAGCATTCACGTATTGACATTTTTCGGTCCTCTTCCTGGAGACAAGCCTCTTGAGAA GTTGGACTTAGGAAGACCTGCATCACTGCACCCACTCAAAATCCCTACCGGTAATTTGTGGGAGGAACACTGTGTAGTGGCTGATTTTGAACAGGACAGCAACCAACAGTTGTCGGTCACCGCAGGCAGTAAAGTGATTGTGATCAGTAAAGATGAGTCAG GTTGGTGGATGGCTCAACACAATGGCAAGTCAGGCTGGGTACCAGCAGCCTACCTGCAACCATGCACAATGATTGATGATGAAGATCATCATAGGGCTGATGATGACAAAAGCTACCTTGGGTTTGTGGTCGAAG ACACTGGTAGCAGTTCAGACACAGGATCAACCATTACTCCATCACTAGATGCAGAGTTGTACAAAGCTGTAGCAAGCTATGAGGCCCAGGAGGATGGCCAAATCAGTTTTGATGAGGAACAACTGATTCATGTCATTGACAAAATGGAAGATG GTTGGTGGTTTGTGAGTATTGACCAGAAAGAGGGTTGGGTACCATGCAGTTACCTGGAGCCAGTTCATTCACATAGTGAGGGAAGCACTGACTTACCAAACCTATTACGAGCTAGTCCACTCCTTCCTTCATCATCCTCTGGACACAGCTCACCAGAAGATCAAG GATCAGAAGGCCAGTATGCTGCCACAGAGTCATATATTGCACAAGAGTCAGATGAGATTACCCTACAACAAGGATGGGTCGTTGAGGTGGTGAAGAAGTCCATTGAAGGATGGTGGACAGTCAA TTACAAGGGTCAGATTGGTCTATTCCCTGCTGCATTCTTGCATAAACATGAATCTGAGTCTTATTTCTTGCAATTGAAG AAGCGGAAGTCCGATCATAGCTTTTACAATAAGGCTCCACCCCCCAGGAG GAGGACTGTTCGTAAGACAGCAGAGAGAGGAAGGAGAAAAGTCATTAAGAAAACAACATCACCTCGACCAGTACGGAAGTCAGACAAATCTGGCACAAGTAGCAGTTCAGATTCTGACTACTACAAACATGAAGTTACTGAGAAACACTCAACTGATGATGGTAACTATTGGGGAAGGAAGCCAGTGGCCTCAAGAGTGCGTAGTAGTAGTACAAACAGTGATAGTAGTAATGAAAGTAGTAGTCAAAAGGGTAGTCGTGAAAACTCTCCAGAAATGACTGATGCTAGAAAGAATGTTGACGAACTCAAAGAAATGTTTGCCAAGAGATTGTCAACAGAAGAGTTAACTACAGGTAGAAAATCTCCTAGGAACCAGAAGAAGGTTAGTCCAGAGGTTAAGCCGGGCATGAGAGCAAAGCCACTTGTTAATGTTTCTGACCATGACTCTCCCAATATTCCACTGAGACCACGACAGAGTGAAATATTCCGTGCACATTTTGCTAATGCGTTTACAAACAAAACCAACACAACATCAACATCTTCAATGTCTCCAGTGGAAGAGGAATTAGAAGAATCAACAGCTGTATCTAAAGGGAAGTCAAGAAAGACACCTCCCCCTACTCCTCCACGTAAAGATTCAAGTTCACCAGAAActcagcgaaaagtgttgaaaCCAACCATGCCAGATGTACCACCAAAAGCTAATCGTCGTAGTAACAGTATTGATCCACACAGTACTACTGCACCTTCAGACCAACTACCAAGGTCACAATCACATGATGGCACTCAGTTACAAGATAAGGCAATGGAAGCCATCTTGAAGGTATTGATACAGAAGAACGGACCAGAGTTGCAGGATCTTGTTAAACAAGCTATAGCCAGTGATCCGGACTTGTTAAAACTAGCTCTAGCGAACAATAACTAA
- the LOC136244577 gene encoding sesquipedalian-2-like has product MKLNDRNVASFAVCSSPIDKEGYLSKRGSLNQSYQRRWFILKGNLLFYFEKKRDKEPVGVIILEHCSVQASEHEKHALEISFDGSGTRTYVLLADNETDMQAWIRAISHASYEYLKSIVRELQERLDGLVSRKSSTVEQVGAGVKRLQVKEQTQAVVNGHLIDLDEEEPPLMQSHPLQQRHTYYGGKGTVEAEDVPKIPVKKKRSNTSNLDVTPINFQHPHASPVEQPYHYGSAVTLSPKSSFDHTACLIPEACTLPMRSEPSLIDFDNPPLMPQRSLTPPATSESKQKTFEELHDEFTDVMRTLRHDQPGS; this is encoded by the coding sequence ATGAAGTTAAATGACAGAAATGTTGCTAGTTTTGCCGTGTGTTCATCACCTATCGACAAAGAGGGATACTTGTCTAAACGTGGTAGCCTAAATCAAAGTTACCAGAGACGATGGTTCATATTGAAAGGCAACCTTTTGTTTTACTTTGAAAAGAAGAGAGATAAGGAACCAGTAGGCGTCATAATCTTGGAACATTGTAGTGTACAAGCGTCAGAACATGAGAAACACGCCCTGGAAATATCGTTCGATGGCTCAGGCACTCGTACATACGTCTTGCTAGCTGACAACGAAACTGACATGCAGGCATGGATACGAGCCATATCACACGCCAGTTACGAATACTTAAAGAGCATTGTACGAGAACTACAGGAGCGACTGGATGGCCTGGTGTCGCGTAAATCATCTACCGTAGAACAGGTTGGTGCTGGGGTGAAAAGACTGCAAGTGAAGGAACAAACCCAGGCAGTAGTGAATGGTCATTTAATAGATTTAGATGAGGAGGAACCTCCACTGATGCAGTCTCACCCACTTCAACAACGCCACACTTATTATGGTGGTAAGGGGACCGTGGAGGCTGAGGATGTTCCCAAGATACCAGTAAAGAAGAAGCGTTCCAATACTTCAAACTTGGACGTCACACCAATAAACTTTCAACACCCTCATGCATCACCGGTAGAACAGCCGTACCATTATGGTAGTGCTGTTACATTGTCGCCTAAATCAAGTTTTGATCATACAGCTTGTTTGATACCAGAGGCGTGTACTTTACCAATGAGATCAGAGCCTTCTTTGATTGACTTTGATAATCCACCATTGATGCCCCAACGATCATTAACACCGCCAGCAACATCTGAATCGAAACAGAAAACATTTGAAGAATTACATGATGAATTCACTGATGTTATGAGGACTTTAAGACATGACCAGCCTGGCTCTTAA